A genomic stretch from Pomacea canaliculata isolate SZHN2017 linkage group LG2, ASM307304v1, whole genome shotgun sequence includes:
- the LOC112556117 gene encoding caspase-3-like, whose product MMEKEHKDRLQRAWLPLLNTVGDVIRVIDGLFTKNIITRLMKERIVQGNAVHSDKLRALMDLLPRRGPEAFDAFYDVLIEQEEFDAADYLKPELKGQHKTRNDDLPKKWPDRDVHDPDHIKVSLVADKEMIQNFENAYSDEVSIYPMCRAKRGIFLLIDNQNFYAARAAGIKLADRDGTEFDQTALHSLFEALDFKVEIKDNCSAKQIADALQEVARKSHRDFDCFACAILSHGEQGVVFGVDGDKILIKDIIGAMDGVRCPTLIGKPKLFFVQACQGNKYDKGVSVVKLGDAAGDMPTGDSVSTGDGVSTGADVSTVADHMKNMTMQDAVQHKEELDVMDLYNLVDNVLNKQCDNVSNGKTGTKCDIFLAMATSPDYVSIRNTKFGSWFIQAVAYVFSKFAHKNELLHLMIKVNRLVSRAETREGGYKQVSGFNSKLTKELYFFPGLKKQVPSPRPETSIEPQAQN is encoded by the exons ATGATGGAGAAGGAACATAAAGATCGTCTCCAGAGAGCATGGTTACCTCTTCTGAACACTGTGGGAGATGTGATAAGAGTTATCGATGGCCTGTTTACCAAAAATATAATCACTCGActcatgaaagaaagaattgtg CAGGGCAATGCAGTGCATTCAGACAAACTACGTGCCTTGATGGATTTGTTGCCCAGGCGTGGGCCTGAGGCTTTTGATGCATTCTATGATGTTCTAATAGAACAAGAAGAGTTTGATGCAGCAGATTATCTCAAACCAGAACTAAAGGGACAGCACAAGACCAGAAATGATGACTTACCTAAAA agtGGCCAGATCGAGATGTTCATGATCCTGATCACATAAAAGTATCTCTTGTTGCTGACAAAGAAATGATTCAAAATTTTGAGAATGCATATTCTGATGAGGTATCT ATATACCCTATGTGCCGGGCAAAACGTGGGATCTTTCTGCTGATTGACAACCAGAACTTTTatgctgcacgtgcagctggcATTAAACTGGCGGACAGAGATGGAACAGAATTTGATCAAACTGCACTTCATTCTCTGTTTGAGGCGTTGGATTTTAAAGTAGAGATAAAGGACAATTGTAGCGCCAAG CAAATTGCAGATGCATTGCAAGAAGTGGCAAGGAAAAGTCATCGTGATTTTGACTGTTTCGCATGTGCCATTCTGAGTCATGGAGAGCAAGGTGTTGTCTTCGGGGTAGACGGcgacaaaatattaattaaggACATAATTGGAGCCATGGATGGAGTCAGGTGTCCCACACTTATTGGCAAACCTAAACTATTTTTTGTCCAAGCTTGTCAAGGAA ataAGTACGACAAAGGAGTAAGTGTGGTGAAACTGGGAGATGCAGCAGGAGACATGCCCACAGGTGACAGTGTCAGTACAGGTGATGGTGTCAGCACAGGTGCTGATGTCAGTACTGTTGCAGATCACATGAAGAATATGACCATGCAGGATGCTGTGCAACACAAGGAAGAACTAGATGTTATGGATCTTTACAATCTCGTAGATAATGTGCTGAATAAGCAATGCGATAATGTGTCTAATGGAAAGACTGGAACcaaatgtgacatttttctaGCCATGGCAACTTCACCAG ATTATGTGTCCATACGCAATACTAAATTTGGGTCATGGTTCATCCAAGCTGTTGCTTATGTCTTCTCCAAGTTTGCTCATAAAAATGAGTTGTTACATCTTATGATTAAA GTGAATCGTTTGGTCAGCAGAGCAGAGACCAGGGAGGGAGGATATAAGCAGGTGTCTGGATTTAATTCGAAACTCACCAAAGAACTCTACTTCTTTCCTGGCTTGAAGAAGCAAGTCCCCTCTCCTCGCCCCGAGACGAGCATTGAACCACAAGCACAGAACTGA